A window of the Pelagicoccus albus genome harbors these coding sequences:
- a CDS encoding carboxymuconolactone decarboxylase family protein, producing the protein MSRIKLVETNEAAPEIASLYEAVKQKLGLVPNMVKALGNSKPALEGYLGLSVAVSSGTFTPRLREKIALQNAEANSCDYCLRAHTAIGGMLKLSDGEILDARRGTASDNKEQAILDLAKLLLETKGAVSDQDLSAIQAAGVSDTEATEVVLNVSLNILTNYFNRLVQTDAEFPAVSELNCPAA; encoded by the coding sequence ATGAGCAGAATAAAACTAGTAGAAACAAACGAAGCAGCCCCTGAAATCGCCTCCCTTTACGAAGCTGTGAAGCAAAAGCTGGGTCTCGTTCCAAACATGGTCAAAGCCCTCGGCAACAGCAAACCAGCCCTGGAAGGATACCTCGGACTGAGCGTAGCCGTATCCAGCGGAACATTCACCCCTCGCCTCAGAGAGAAGATTGCGCTGCAAAACGCCGAGGCAAACAGTTGCGACTATTGCCTCCGAGCCCACACCGCCATAGGAGGCATGCTAAAGCTCAGCGATGGAGAGATCCTAGACGCTCGTCGAGGAACGGCTTCGGATAACAAGGAGCAAGCCATTCTAGACCTCGCCAAGCTCTTGCTGGAAACAAAGGGTGCCGTATCAGACCAGGACTTATCGGCTATCCAAGCAGCTGGCGTCAGCGACACAGAAGCGACTGAAGTCGTCTTAAACGTTTCGCTGAATATCCTGACCAACTACTTCAACCGTCTGGTCCAGACCGACGCAGAGTTTCCAGCAGTCAGCGAGTTAAACTGCCCAGCAGCATAG
- a CDS encoding nuclear transport factor 2 family protein, with translation MNQNSLSQTTRPPLPPFTKESALKKVQAAEDAWNTRDPEKVSLAYTEDTIWRNRDRFLSGRKEVRDFLQDKWVRELDYRLKKTLWSYSDNRISVKFEYEYRDHEGQWYRAYGNEQWEFDANGLMRIREASINDVPIKEADRKFVQ, from the coding sequence ATGAACCAAAACTCACTCTCTCAAACGACGCGTCCCCCCTTGCCACCGTTCACCAAAGAAAGCGCACTCAAAAAAGTGCAGGCTGCCGAGGACGCTTGGAATACTCGAGATCCAGAAAAGGTCTCCCTCGCTTACACGGAAGACACCATCTGGCGAAACAGAGACAGATTCCTAAGCGGACGAAAAGAAGTACGTGACTTCCTACAGGACAAATGGGTCCGCGAGCTCGACTACCGTCTAAAAAAGACTCTTTGGAGCTACTCGGACAATCGCATATCAGTAAAATTTGAATACGAATACCGAGATCATGAAGGACAATGGTATAGAGCCTACGGAAATGAACAGTGGGAGTTCGACGCGAACGGCTTAATGAGAATTCGCGAAGCAAGTATCAACGATGTGCCAATCAAGGAAGCCGATCGAAAATTCGTTCAATAG
- the tsf gene encoding translation elongation factor Ts: MSAQISAKQVGELRAQTGAGLMDCKKALTEANGDLEAAATILRKKGIASADKKAGRATSEGLIDSYIHLGGKVGVLIEVNCETDFVAKNDDFKQFVKDVSLHIAALNPVCVSREEVPAELVEKEREVAASQAEGKPAQAVQKIIEGKLNKYYSTVCLLDQPFVKDDSKSVQDVLTEQIAKLGENMKIRRFVRFQLGAE, translated from the coding sequence ATGAGCGCACAAATATCCGCGAAACAAGTAGGTGAACTCCGTGCCCAGACCGGTGCTGGTCTGATGGACTGCAAGAAAGCTTTGACTGAAGCTAACGGCGACTTGGAGGCCGCAGCGACTATCCTCCGCAAGAAGGGAATCGCCTCTGCCGACAAGAAGGCTGGTCGTGCCACTTCCGAAGGTTTGATCGACTCTTACATCCACTTGGGTGGCAAGGTAGGCGTACTGATCGAAGTTAATTGCGAAACTGACTTCGTTGCCAAAAACGACGACTTCAAGCAGTTCGTAAAGGATGTTTCCTTGCACATCGCTGCTCTGAATCCTGTTTGCGTTAGCCGCGAAGAAGTTCCTGCCGAGCTCGTCGAAAAGGAGCGCGAAGTTGCTGCTTCCCAGGCGGAAGGCAAGCCAGCGCAAGCGGTTCAGAAGATCATCGAAGGTAAGCTCAACAAGTACTACTCCACTGTTTGCTTGCTTGATCAACCTTTCGTCAAGGACGACAGCAAGAGCGTTCAGGATGTTCTTACCGAACAAATCGCTAAGCTTGGCGAAAACATGAAGATCCGTCGTTTCGTTCGTTTCCAGTTGGGAGCTGAATAG
- a CDS encoding pyridoxamine 5'-phosphate oxidase family protein, translated as MAEKFMEITLTPAVQKEQRENYGRSLHVERGRPIDPLTERESQFISQRNSFYMATVNQDSWPYIQHKGGEVGFLKILSPNQIAFADRKGNRQLLSVGNLRENDKVALFLIDYPTRTRLKILGNARIHAKEDSSGLSGTWTNEAEDRHVERLIVIDVVSYDWNCPQYISPRFTEDQIAPAVKALKLRIQQLEEELHAQQTTEQ; from the coding sequence ATGGCCGAAAAATTCATGGAGATCACTCTGACTCCTGCCGTTCAGAAAGAGCAAAGGGAAAACTACGGTCGCTCCCTCCACGTCGAGCGCGGAAGGCCCATCGACCCACTGACAGAGAGAGAATCCCAATTTATCTCCCAACGGAATTCCTTCTATATGGCAACCGTCAATCAAGACAGCTGGCCCTATATTCAACACAAGGGCGGCGAAGTGGGTTTTCTTAAAATCCTAAGCCCAAACCAAATCGCTTTCGCAGATCGCAAAGGAAACCGACAACTTCTCAGTGTCGGAAATCTCAGGGAAAACGACAAAGTCGCCCTCTTTCTCATAGATTATCCCACCCGCACCAGACTTAAGATTCTCGGCAACGCTCGGATACACGCGAAAGAGGATTCATCCGGCTTATCCGGTACCTGGACCAACGAGGCAGAGGATCGGCATGTCGAGAGGCTTATTGTCATAGATGTCGTCAGTTACGACTGGAATTGCCCACAGTACATCTCGCCACGCTTCACTGAAGATCAAATAGCCCCAGCTGTCAAAGCCCTGAAACTCCGTATTCAACAACTGGAGGAAGAACTCCACGCACAACAAACAACTGAACAGTAA
- a CDS encoding energy transducer TonB family protein yields the protein MSKMGTQLTRIALATLILTLSSFRIATADTLVSTDGTTYEGSISYANEREVTIQTKDGQLSVLEIASLEPASAAAVGEWSKTNPEFDGVYSKWDKKPVVVRSRTAITPPELNAPGFHGIVSLNVILDESGKVSRATVSKSTHEGLEEAAISTMRKWSFRPAQISGNNVKAHVTISFKFES from the coding sequence ATGTCTAAAATGGGAACACAGCTCACCCGGATCGCCTTGGCGACACTTATCCTAACTCTATCTTCTTTCCGAATCGCAACAGCCGATACCCTCGTATCTACCGACGGTACGACCTATGAAGGATCCATCAGCTATGCGAACGAAAGAGAGGTCACCATCCAAACAAAGGATGGGCAGCTTAGCGTCCTGGAAATTGCCAGCCTCGAACCAGCCAGCGCAGCGGCCGTTGGCGAATGGTCTAAGACCAATCCAGAGTTCGACGGAGTTTACTCCAAGTGGGACAAGAAACCTGTGGTAGTACGTAGTCGTACAGCCATTACACCACCCGAATTGAACGCTCCCGGTTTTCATGGAATCGTAAGCCTCAACGTCATTCTAGACGAGTCCGGCAAAGTGAGCCGCGCCACCGTCTCTAAATCAACCCACGAAGGGCTCGAGGAAGCGGCTATTAGCACCATGCGTAAATGGTCTTTTCGCCCCGCTCAGATATCGGGAAACAACGTAAAGGCCCACGTTACAATCAGCTTCAAATTTGAATCCTAA